The following are encoded together in the Pempheris klunzingeri isolate RE-2024b chromosome 24, fPemKlu1.hap1, whole genome shotgun sequence genome:
- the LOC139223856 gene encoding transcription elongation factor A N-terminal and central domain-containing protein, translating to MDAKEIIHCVLQIEKSNADSSYGNILTLLCDLDKLQVTAEQLETTDIVKVLYRLLRTCSDNSVKKTAKSLLSKWKRQYSKGVKCEKDNPGLSRRVSPPSPGEAGDYHGGPAPTCDSAAQSVTCAELEASSVVAKDGLRSDPCTAESTSASCISSSVRSKCDQLLLAALCPELPDQGKAAALAQDIEEHIHELHKSSQVKYKACVRSKVANLKNPKNGHLGQGLLSGSLSPEAFARMSSEEMASVELRQLREEYSSRGVSERQLPQGIEGTQTQKIRCRRCGGSDCRVTQVSRGALFLPAWVRQSGPDEDAMTFVTCSRCGQQWYHSGWVCL from the coding sequence ATGGATGCAAAAGAGATAATCCACTGTGTCCTGCAGATAGAGAAATCCAATGCAGACAGCAGCTATGGGAACATCCTGACCCTCCTCTGTGACCTGGATAAGTTGCAggtcacagcagagcagctggagaCGACGGACATTGTCAAAGTTCTCTACAGGCTCCTGAGAACCTGCTCTGATAACAGCGTGAAGAAGACGGCAAAGAGCTTGTTGTCCAAGTGGAAGAGGCAGTACAGCAAAGGTGTGAAATGTGAGAAGGACAATCCTGGGCTCTCTCGCAGggtttctcctccatctccaggCGAGGCTGGGGATTACCACGGAGGTCCAGCACCGACGTGTGATAGTGCTGCGCAGAGTGTGACGTGTGCAGAGCTAGAAGCTTCATCCGTAGTGGCCAAAGATGGCCTCCGGTCTGATCCCTGCACAGCAGAGAGCACCTCCGCATCTTGTATCTCCTCATCTGTAAGATCCAAATGTGATCAGCTCCTTCTTGCTGCTCTTTGCCCCGAACTTCCTGATCAAGGCAAGGCCGCAGCGCTGGCCCAAGACATCGAAGAGCACATCCATGAGCTCCATAAGTCCAGCCAGGTCAAGTACAAAGCCTGTGTGAGGAGCAAGGTGGCCAACTTGAAGAATCCTAAAAACGGGCATCTTGGGCAGGGCCTCCTGAGCGGCTCGCTGTCACCTGAGGCCTTCGCACGGATGTCCTCGGAGGAGATGGCCAGCGTGGAGCTCCGGCAGCTGAGGGAGGAGTACTCTTCCCGAGGTGTGAGCGAAAGGCAGCTTCCTCAAGGGATAGAGGGGACGCAGACGCAGAAGATCCGCTGCAGGAGATGTGGGGGGTCAGACTGTCGGGTGACGCAGGTGTCCAGGGGTGCCCTTTTCTTACCCGCGTGGGTGAGGCAGAGCGGCCCTGACGAGGACGCAATGACTTTTGTGACCTGCAGCAGGTGTGGGCAGCAGTGGTACCACAGTGGCTGGGTCTGCCTCTGA